Proteins found in one Streptomyces sp. NBC_00461 genomic segment:
- a CDS encoding rhomboid-like protein: MRIDRGLGEKVWAYVRSAPGTYVWLAILFVTTVALHHMSPEFEQEFLRQRSTNIHELSSDPTRVLVQSAMWIDGGHWFPYVFLYTVFHAQAERWLGTLRWLMVCVAAHVLATLISEGALLKAVRDGMVPHSAVNSLDIGVSYALAGVVAVLTYRIAAPWRYLYLAGVLAVYGVPFVSSPTFTDFGHLLSVLIGLACYPLVRGRGKAWNPKETVAALRD; encoded by the coding sequence ATGCGAATTGACCGGGGGCTCGGAGAGAAGGTGTGGGCCTACGTCCGCTCCGCCCCCGGCACGTATGTCTGGCTGGCCATCCTGTTCGTGACCACCGTCGCGCTGCACCACATGTCACCGGAGTTCGAGCAGGAGTTCCTGCGGCAGCGGTCCACCAACATCCACGAGCTGTCGAGCGACCCGACGCGGGTGCTGGTGCAGAGCGCGATGTGGATCGACGGCGGCCACTGGTTCCCGTACGTCTTCCTCTACACGGTGTTCCATGCGCAGGCCGAGCGCTGGCTGGGGACGCTGCGCTGGCTGATGGTGTGTGTGGCCGCGCACGTGCTGGCGACGCTGATCAGTGAGGGGGCGCTGCTGAAGGCGGTCCGGGACGGGATGGTGCCGCACTCGGCGGTCAACTCCCTCGACATCGGGGTGAGTTACGCGCTCGCCGGAGTGGTGGCGGTGCTGACGTACCGGATCGCGGCGCCCTGGCGGTATCTGTATCTGGCGGGCGTGCTGGCCGTGTACGGGGTTCCGTTCGTGTCATCGCCGACCTTCACCGACTTCGGGCACCTCCTCTCCGTGCTGATCGGGCTGGCGTGCTATCCGCTGGTCAGAGGGCGTGGAAAAGCATGGAATCCGAAGGAGACAGTGGCCGCCCTGAGGGATTAG
- a CDS encoding NAD(P)/FAD-dependent oxidoreductase has product MSSSASSVVNGGISFWYADDGPPAVREPLGGDASADVVIVGGGYTGLWTAYYLKKAAPFLRVTVLEQKFCGYGASGRNGGWLYNGIAGRDRYARLHGHEAAVGLQKAMNDTVDEVVRVAREEGIEADLHKGGVLEVATTPAQLARLKDFHAHELSYGEKDRELYDAGGTAERIRVAGAVGSTWTPHGARLHPVKLVKGLARVVEALGVVIHESTPVTEIRPKHAVTPYGTVRAPYVLRCTEGFTAGLKGHRRTWLPMNSSMIATEPLTDEQWESVGWDGLETLGDMAHAYMYAQRTADGRIALGGRGVPYRFGSRTDNDGRTQEATIEALREILVRFFPSLAGVRVGHAWSGVLGVPRDWCATVTLDRTTGLGWAGGYVGSGVATTNLAARTLRDLVQLDSGQGGRTGLTDLPWVGHKVRKWEPEPLRWLGVQGLYLTYRAADQRERSSHSVESSRLARIADRVAGRH; this is encoded by the coding sequence ATGAGCAGCTCGGCGAGCAGTGTCGTGAACGGCGGGATCTCCTTCTGGTACGCGGACGACGGCCCCCCCGCGGTGCGGGAGCCGCTCGGCGGTGACGCGTCCGCGGACGTCGTGATCGTCGGGGGCGGGTACACGGGATTGTGGACCGCGTACTACCTGAAGAAGGCGGCCCCCTTCCTCCGCGTCACCGTCCTGGAGCAGAAGTTCTGCGGATACGGGGCCTCGGGGCGCAACGGCGGCTGGCTGTACAACGGGATCGCGGGTCGCGACCGGTACGCGAGGCTGCACGGGCACGAGGCCGCCGTAGGGCTGCAGAAGGCCATGAACGACACCGTCGACGAGGTCGTGAGGGTGGCGCGGGAAGAGGGCATCGAGGCCGACCTGCACAAGGGCGGGGTGCTCGAAGTCGCCACCACGCCGGCCCAGTTGGCGCGGCTGAAGGACTTTCACGCGCACGAGCTGTCGTACGGCGAGAAGGACCGTGAGCTGTACGACGCCGGTGGGACGGCCGAGCGGATCCGGGTCGCGGGCGCGGTCGGTTCGACGTGGACCCCGCACGGGGCGCGGCTGCATCCGGTGAAGCTGGTGAAGGGGCTGGCGAGGGTCGTCGAGGCACTCGGGGTGGTCATTCACGAGTCGACGCCTGTGACGGAGATCCGGCCGAAGCACGCGGTGACTCCGTACGGGACGGTCCGGGCGCCGTATGTGCTGCGCTGCACGGAGGGATTCACCGCCGGTCTGAAGGGGCATCGGCGCACCTGGCTGCCGATGAACTCCTCGATGATCGCGACCGAGCCGCTCACCGACGAGCAGTGGGAGTCGGTGGGGTGGGACGGGCTGGAGACGCTGGGGGACATGGCGCACGCGTACATGTACGCGCAGCGCACGGCCGACGGGCGGATCGCGCTCGGTGGGCGCGGGGTGCCGTACCGCTTCGGGTCGAGGACCGACAACGACGGGCGGACGCAGGAGGCGACGATCGAGGCGCTCAGGGAGATCCTCGTGCGCTTCTTCCCCTCGCTCGCCGGGGTGCGGGTCGGGCATGCCTGGTCGGGGGTGCTCGGGGTGCCCCGGGACTGGTGCGCGACGGTGACGCTGGACCGGACGACCGGGCTGGGCTGGGCCGGTGGGTATGTGGGGTCGGGCGTGGCCACGACGAATCTCGCGGCGCGGACACTTCGGGATCTGGTGCAGCTCGACTCGGGACAGGGCGGGCGGACCGGGCTGACCGATCTGCCGTGGGTCGGGCACAAGGTGCGCAAGTGGGAGCCGGAGCCCTTGCGGTGGCTCGGGGTGCAGGGGCTGTACCTCACCTATCGGGCGGCCGACCAGCGGGAGCGCAGCAGCCACAGCGTGGAGTCGTCGCGGCTGGCGCGGATCGCCGACCGGGTGGCCGGGCGGCACTGA
- a CDS encoding zinc-binding dehydrogenase — protein MHATRLHAFGPAENLRYEEVADPAPGPGQVRIAVEAAGVHLLDTALREGEQGPLPEPTRLPTVPGREVAGVVESLGEGVAALWLGKRVVAHLGFAPGGYAELAVTDVDRVHEIPENLDRAEAVAMIGTGRTAMGILQFAEPGPDDVVVIPAAAGGIGTLLVQYAKNAGAVVVGLAGGPEKVARVQAGGADLAVDYNGPGWPDKIRAYLGGRPATLVFDGVGGEVAHETVALLGPGGRHLVFGWSAEGIRGGGPYLVDGVSEQVLGPVMMRKAGGPDPLRTLELRALAEAAAGRLTPAVQRFPLAEAAAAHRALETRATTGKVVLEP, from the coding sequence ATGCACGCCACCCGTCTGCACGCCTTCGGTCCGGCCGAGAACCTCCGCTACGAGGAGGTGGCCGACCCCGCGCCGGGCCCGGGCCAGGTCCGTATCGCCGTGGAAGCGGCCGGAGTTCACCTGCTCGACACCGCTCTGCGCGAAGGCGAGCAGGGCCCGCTGCCCGAGCCGACCCGGCTGCCCACCGTCCCGGGCCGTGAGGTCGCCGGTGTCGTGGAGTCCCTGGGCGAGGGCGTCGCCGCGCTGTGGCTCGGCAAGAGGGTGGTCGCCCACCTCGGCTTCGCGCCGGGCGGCTACGCGGAACTCGCCGTCACCGATGTCGACCGAGTGCACGAGATACCGGAGAACCTGGACCGGGCCGAGGCCGTCGCCATGATCGGGACCGGGCGTACGGCGATGGGGATCCTGCAGTTCGCCGAGCCGGGCCCGGACGACGTGGTCGTGATCCCGGCGGCCGCGGGTGGCATCGGCACCCTGCTCGTGCAGTACGCGAAGAACGCCGGCGCCGTCGTCGTCGGTCTTGCCGGCGGCCCGGAGAAGGTCGCGCGGGTACAGGCGGGCGGCGCCGACCTCGCCGTCGACTACAACGGCCCGGGCTGGCCGGACAAAATCCGTGCCTATCTGGGCGGACGCCCCGCCACCCTCGTCTTCGACGGCGTGGGCGGCGAGGTCGCCCACGAGACCGTCGCCCTGCTCGGGCCCGGCGGCAGGCACCTCGTCTTCGGCTGGTCGGCCGAGGGCATCCGTGGCGGCGGGCCCTACCTCGTCGACGGCGTATCCGAGCAGGTCCTGGGGCCCGTGATGATGCGGAAGGCCGGCGGCCCCGACCCCCTGCGCACCCTCGAACTGCGCGCCCTCGCCGAGGCCGCCGCGGGCCGGCTGACCCCCGCGGTGCAGCGCTTCCCGCTCGCCGAGGCGGCGGCCGCGCACCGGGCACTGGAAACCCGCGCAACGACCGGAAAGGTGGTACTGGAGCCATGA
- a CDS encoding MFS transporter — MTRHIPSHKASASAPAPAPEAPADAALPDPWSSGRVRVTPTGEPRDADPRRWWGLVIIALAQLMVVLDATIVNIALPSAQRDLGMSDGNRQWVITAYTLAFGGLLLLGGRIADLVGRKRTFIIGLIGFAAASALGGAATGSAMLFGARALQGAFAALLAPSALSLLTTTFTDPKERGKAFGIYGALAGSGSAIGFIVGGLLTEYLNWRWCLYVNIPIAIVAVFGAFALLHDRPGHAGARLDVPGAVLGCGGLVAIVYGFSEAEPRGWTDPLVLGLLAAGVVLLMAFVWWQSRARTPLLPLHIVKDRNRAGCFLTMGLAVIGMFGLFLFMTYYLQVILVYSPLKTGLAFLPLTAAIIIGSTQISARLMNRVPPRLLMVPGMILAAGGMVILTQLTVDSSYATEILPALLLMGLGMGLTFMPVFATATAGVAPQDSGVTSATVNTAQQVGGSIGTALLNTIATTSSATYIAAHLHGPAQQALIAREGVVHGYTVAIWWAAGIMLLAGLVAGLMVTAKAPRHGAPAEAPVPEPVS, encoded by the coding sequence ATGACCAGGCACATTCCCAGTCACAAGGCATCTGCATCCGCGCCCGCCCCCGCCCCCGAGGCGCCCGCGGATGCGGCTCTCCCCGATCCGTGGTCTTCTGGCCGGGTGCGCGTCACCCCGACAGGTGAACCCCGGGACGCCGATCCCCGCCGCTGGTGGGGCCTGGTGATCATCGCGCTCGCGCAGCTCATGGTCGTGCTCGACGCGACCATCGTGAACATCGCGCTCCCTTCCGCACAGCGCGACCTCGGGATGTCCGACGGCAACCGGCAATGGGTGATCACCGCCTACACGCTGGCCTTCGGCGGCCTCCTCCTGCTCGGCGGCCGCATCGCCGACCTGGTGGGCCGCAAGCGGACGTTCATCATCGGGCTGATCGGCTTCGCCGCCGCGTCCGCGCTCGGCGGCGCCGCCACCGGCTCCGCCATGCTCTTCGGCGCCCGCGCGCTGCAGGGCGCCTTCGCCGCGCTCCTGGCCCCGTCGGCCCTGTCGCTGCTCACCACGACCTTCACCGACCCGAAGGAGCGCGGAAAGGCGTTCGGCATCTACGGCGCCCTCGCGGGCAGCGGCTCGGCGATCGGTTTCATCGTCGGCGGTCTGCTCACCGAGTACCTGAACTGGCGCTGGTGCCTCTACGTCAACATCCCCATAGCGATCGTCGCCGTCTTCGGCGCCTTCGCCCTGCTGCACGACCGCCCCGGCCACGCGGGCGCCCGCCTCGACGTACCGGGTGCGGTGCTGGGCTGCGGCGGCCTGGTCGCGATCGTGTACGGCTTCAGTGAGGCCGAGCCGCGCGGCTGGACCGACCCGCTGGTGCTGGGGTTGCTGGCGGCGGGCGTCGTACTCCTGATGGCCTTCGTGTGGTGGCAGTCGCGGGCACGGACGCCCCTGCTCCCCCTCCACATCGTCAAGGACCGCAACCGCGCCGGCTGCTTCCTGACCATGGGACTCGCCGTCATCGGCATGTTCGGGCTGTTCCTGTTCATGACCTACTACCTCCAGGTCATCCTCGTCTACTCGCCCCTGAAGACCGGCCTGGCCTTCCTGCCCCTCACCGCAGCGATCATCATCGGCTCCACCCAGATATCCGCCCGGCTGATGAACCGCGTCCCGCCGCGCCTGCTGATGGTCCCCGGCATGATCCTCGCGGCGGGCGGCATGGTGATCCTCACGCAGTTGACGGTCGACTCGTCCTACGCCACCGAGATCCTGCCCGCCCTGCTCCTGATGGGTCTCGGCATGGGGCTGACCTTCATGCCGGTCTTCGCCACCGCGACGGCGGGCGTCGCGCCCCAGGACTCGGGTGTGACCTCGGCGACCGTCAACACCGCACAGCAGGTGGGCGGTTCGATCGGTACGGCCCTGCTGAACACCATCGCCACCACCAGCAGCGCGACCTACATCGCCGCGCATCTCCACGGTCCCGCGCAGCAGGCCCTGATCGCCAGGGAGGGCGTCGTCCACGGCTACACGGTCGCCATCTGGTGGGCCGCCGGCATCATGCTCCTGGCCGGCCTGGTCGCGGGGTTGATGGTGACGGCGAAGGCCCCCAGGCACGGCGCCCCGGCGGAAGCGCCCGTACCGGAACCGGTGTCGTAA
- a CDS encoding Tat pathway signal protein, with translation MSDADSCPRTRRRRAAAFFAAVPLLASLLGLTGAGSAAAVEAADTECATLAVAPFGDPGDAVGRATVVPGASACYTVTAEAPGLYLVPLQDSSNGAYRQVLAADGSQVDCNGDEYATNGMCALPSAGTYTVKVVNDGWTDAETAVAVVPLGGTKGCADPAGTNWDQPDDSRTAVSPVEVDCLPFEAKEGERIRLTHGSKVYGDSLAWITDATGARVCPHFPEDGEDSCVLPGGGPFRVISRVSYTEKGFPAQYGVKVRRLNDPRGCTAAPVRPYGAPAQQDLTTNPCYTFTVGRSGPYTVHYVSEDRSAGPVSVYDADGLTVCRSGDDPCRIAKAGTYTAVLDGSYPFQDSREGLVVFDRASDSGCAAVGTGLYKGELSAVGQYDCLSLSAPQGARIAALTPLISSGVDADVEVLDRDGTAQCDATALSNGDCALTGTAPYRALVHTEDSADDATGAYSVAFHRTDAANDCPVLPAGSFAADGAKATLATGDGVFSHCLSIPADAHTGAEVFQLLATSGGVPAKFSVLDSTGKKVCDRIATTDGWTVCALTPGKAHTVLVTGQDKAATYTLARRDVTATADAAGCTRTAAVKVGGPSVKGGYGAPGTLNCHQVTTDATTDVVHLDVRDALGTANIAVMGGDGKPECSFRNRSCAATGSTTHQVLVQTPATLKASPEYHLDALRVATADGPAPECTRVPSVAYGYGPITGTLDESHTAVCAVLPTAGFDRFDAAITDTTGAATTAVPVLYNSAWNNGCTLYMPTGYQCAAGGSSTGAAQSVFLLGLPEKASRTSYSAKLSCTSPLCGTDKVSVTGVSPDTGVSGSKVRLTVTGTALGPNDTVRLSLSGKTLTATTDSVSADNRTLTATVDLTGAATGTWNVSVIAHGVEYQHGTFTVTRPQLTNTAAPKVTGTAKVGAKVTAAAGSWSAAPSSYTYQWTADGNAISGATASTYTIAAAQLGKKLGVTVTAARSGWQSGTAASAGVAVAKGDAPKATKVPVISGTVKVGRTLKSTAGTWSPTATSYAYQWYANGKAISGATRSSLVLKPAQKGKKITVKVVAHRTGHQDGSAVSKASGAVAG, from the coding sequence ATGTCGGACGCCGATTCCTGTCCGCGTACGAGACGCCGGCGGGCGGCCGCTTTCTTCGCTGCCGTTCCGCTGCTCGCTTCGCTGCTTGGCCTGACCGGGGCCGGTTCCGCCGCTGCCGTCGAGGCCGCCGATACCGAGTGCGCGACGCTCGCCGTCGCTCCGTTCGGCGACCCGGGCGACGCCGTGGGCAGGGCGACCGTCGTTCCCGGCGCGAGTGCCTGCTACACCGTCACCGCCGAGGCGCCGGGCCTGTACCTGGTGCCGTTGCAGGACAGCAGCAACGGCGCGTACCGGCAGGTGCTGGCGGCCGACGGCAGCCAGGTGGACTGCAACGGGGACGAGTACGCCACGAACGGCATGTGCGCGCTGCCCTCGGCGGGCACGTACACGGTCAAGGTGGTCAACGACGGCTGGACGGACGCGGAGACCGCGGTCGCCGTCGTCCCGCTCGGTGGCACGAAGGGCTGCGCGGACCCCGCCGGCACCAACTGGGACCAGCCGGACGACAGCCGTACGGCCGTGAGCCCGGTGGAGGTCGACTGCCTGCCGTTCGAGGCGAAGGAGGGCGAGCGGATCCGGCTCACCCACGGCTCGAAGGTGTACGGCGACTCCCTCGCCTGGATCACCGACGCGACCGGCGCCCGCGTCTGCCCGCACTTCCCGGAGGACGGCGAGGACAGCTGCGTGCTGCCCGGTGGCGGGCCCTTCCGGGTGATCTCCCGGGTCTCGTACACGGAGAAGGGGTTCCCCGCCCAGTACGGCGTGAAGGTGCGCCGGCTGAACGATCCGCGGGGCTGCACCGCCGCGCCCGTCCGGCCCTACGGTGCGCCGGCGCAGCAGGACCTGACCACGAACCCCTGCTACACGTTCACCGTCGGCAGGTCGGGCCCGTACACCGTGCACTACGTGAGCGAGGATCGGTCCGCCGGTCCAGTGAGTGTGTACGACGCGGACGGTCTGACCGTGTGCCGGTCCGGCGACGACCCCTGCCGGATAGCGAAGGCGGGCACATACACGGCGGTCCTCGACGGCTCGTACCCCTTCCAGGACTCCCGTGAGGGGCTGGTCGTGTTCGACCGGGCTTCCGACTCCGGGTGTGCCGCTGTCGGAACGGGGCTGTACAAGGGCGAGTTGAGCGCTGTGGGGCAGTACGACTGCCTTTCGCTCTCCGCTCCGCAGGGCGCCCGGATCGCCGCGCTCACCCCGCTGATCTCGTCCGGGGTGGACGCCGATGTGGAGGTCCTCGACCGGGACGGCACGGCGCAGTGCGACGCCACGGCGCTCTCGAACGGCGACTGCGCGCTCACGGGTACCGCCCCCTACCGGGCGCTGGTGCACACCGAGGACAGCGCGGACGACGCGACCGGCGCCTACTCCGTCGCCTTCCATCGCACCGACGCCGCGAACGACTGCCCCGTGCTGCCCGCCGGGAGCTTCGCCGCCGACGGCGCCAAGGCCACGCTTGCCACCGGTGACGGCGTCTTCTCGCACTGCCTGAGCATCCCCGCGGACGCGCACACGGGTGCGGAGGTCTTCCAACTCCTCGCCACCTCCGGCGGCGTTCCCGCGAAGTTCTCGGTGCTGGACTCCACCGGCAAGAAGGTCTGCGACCGTATCGCCACCACCGACGGCTGGACGGTGTGCGCGCTGACCCCCGGCAAGGCCCACACCGTGCTGGTCACGGGCCAGGACAAGGCCGCCACGTACACGCTGGCCAGACGTGACGTCACCGCGACCGCCGACGCGGCGGGCTGTACGCGCACCGCCGCGGTGAAGGTCGGCGGACCGTCCGTCAAGGGCGGCTACGGTGCCCCGGGCACCCTGAACTGCCACCAGGTCACCACCGACGCGACCACCGACGTCGTACACCTCGATGTGCGGGACGCGCTGGGCACGGCCAACATCGCGGTCATGGGCGGTGACGGCAAGCCGGAGTGCTCCTTCCGCAACCGCTCCTGCGCGGCCACCGGTTCCACCACTCACCAGGTTCTGGTGCAGACCCCGGCCACCCTCAAGGCGTCGCCCGAATACCACCTGGACGCCCTGCGCGTCGCGACCGCCGACGGTCCCGCGCCGGAGTGCACCAGGGTGCCGTCGGTGGCGTACGGCTACGGGCCGATCACCGGCACGCTCGACGAGTCGCACACCGCCGTGTGCGCCGTCCTGCCCACCGCCGGGTTCGACCGCTTCGACGCCGCGATCACCGACACGACCGGCGCCGCCACCACCGCTGTGCCGGTCCTCTACAACAGCGCCTGGAACAACGGCTGCACGCTGTACATGCCGACCGGCTACCAGTGCGCGGCGGGTGGTTCGTCCACCGGGGCCGCGCAGAGCGTGTTCCTGCTCGGCCTTCCCGAGAAGGCGTCCAGAACGTCCTACAGCGCCAAGTTGAGCTGTACGTCCCCGCTGTGCGGCACGGACAAGGTGAGCGTCACCGGGGTCAGCCCGGACACCGGGGTGAGCGGCAGCAAGGTGCGGCTGACGGTGACCGGCACCGCGCTCGGCCCGAACGACACGGTCCGCCTGAGCCTGAGCGGCAAGACCCTGACCGCCACGACGGACTCGGTCTCCGCCGACAACAGGACGCTGACGGCCACGGTCGACCTCACGGGCGCGGCGACCGGCACCTGGAACGTCAGCGTGATCGCGCACGGCGTCGAGTACCAGCACGGCACCTTCACCGTGACCCGGCCCCAGCTGACGAACACGGCCGCCCCCAAGGTGACGGGTACGGCCAAGGTGGGCGCCAAGGTCACCGCGGCGGCCGGGAGTTGGTCGGCGGCCCCTTCGTCGTACACCTACCAGTGGACGGCCGACGGGAACGCGATCAGCGGGGCCACGGCGTCGACGTACACGATTGCGGCGGCGCAGCTCGGCAAGAAGCTCGGTGTGACGGTCACCGCGGCCAGGAGCGGCTGGCAGAGCGGGACGGCGGCCTCGGCGGGGGTGGCCGTCGCCAAGGGGGACGCGCCCAAGGCGACCAAGGTGCCGGTGATCAGCGGGACGGTGAAGGTCGGCAGGACGCTCAAGTCGACGGCCGGGACCTGGAGTCCGACGGCGACCTCGTACGCGTACCAGTGGTACGCGAACGGGAAGGCGATCAGCGGGGCGACCCGGTCCTCGCTGGTGCTGAAGCCGGCGCAGAAGGGCAAGAAGATCACCGTGAAGGTGGTCGCGCACCGCACCGGTCACCAGGACGGGTCGGCGGTGAGCAAGGCGAGCGGCGCGGTCGCCGGGTGA